GCATAACCGGCGACGGTACCGCAGGCAAGGATCGTCACACCAAGCACCAAAGCAGGGACTTTCCGGCTTATCCTCCAGTTCAACTTGGCAGCCAGATTGGTGCGCAGCTTCATCGTCGCTTCTCCGTCAATCGAAGCCAAATATCGCACAACTCAGTTAAACATCGGTTAGTGTCGACATTCGGTCGTCAGATTCGGTAGATCGCTGTGCTAAGATGCGACCACTGACTTGGAAGAGCCGCGGGTTGTGATCTCGCTGCCTCACGGTCGATAAGACATGACGCGGCGCCCAGGGATCGACGAGCGCTAAAACGGATTCGATCCCTTCCGCTACCTCGCTATTCTGCAGTCATCGACTATGCAGGCAGACGCGATCGGCTCGACGATTCGCGCAGGTCGCTCGAGGTGATGCCATCTGAACCTGCCGGACGAATTGCGCCCGGCAGGTGATCCCACTTTGCCGGTTACGCCTGACTCGGCTTTTCCCAAAGGTTCAGCGACTGACCGATGCCGTTCTTGAGCGCAGTCTGGTAGCACTCATAGCCCCAGCTGATGTCGAAGACGGCCATGCCGCATGCGATGAAGATCACGCGATCCTTGGGCGTTTCGCGCCCGGGCTTCTTGCCGTTGACCACGTCGCCCAGGCCAGTCGAGTCATGTAGTGCCGGCAGCTTTCCGGCATCGATCAGCCGGAAGAAGGGACCGCCGATGACGCCGCTGTAATAGGCGTCCTTGTTGCCCGAGGCGACGGCGTCCTCAACATAGGCTTCCTGCAGCGCGGTGTGGTCGTAGACGATCTTGGCGGTGGTGAGGAAGCTTTCCTCGGTGTTGAACGGGCCGGAGACAAGGATGGTGGCGCCTTCCTTGATCCATTCATCGTTGAAGAAAAGCGGCTTCAGACGTGAGGCGGCGACGGTAACGACGTCCGCGCCGCGGAAGCCAGCCTCGGCATCATCCACACCCATGGCTTCGACATTATAGGTCTCCTTGACCCAGGCCGCGAACTCGTTGGCCTTGTCGAGGAAGATATCGAAGCAGACGACCTTCTCGACCGCCTTGAGCTGGGTCATAATCGCAGAGAAGCAGGCCTTGTTGATCGGTCCACAGCCGATCACGGAGACGACCTTCGAGTCAGCATTGGCGAGATGCTTGGCGGCGACGCCCGGCACTCCTCCGGTGCGCGCCGCGCTCAGTAGATTGGCCGACATCAGGGCGAGCGGCGCGCCGGTATCCTTGTCATTCAGCATCATCGTCAGCACAGAACGCGGCAGGCCCTTCGATGCATTGGCATGATTGGAACCGTACCATTTGTTGCCGCAGACGTCGAAGCGACCGCCGAGATAACCCGGCATGGCAGCGAAGCGCCGATCCGGTCCGGCGACCGGCATGTTGGGGAACTTCGTTTCCTTAGGGAACACGATGTTCAGGCCGTGACTGTTGTGATTTGCGCCGCCCATCAGGTAGTCGCCTTCGCCCAGCAGACTGAAGGTTTCCTCGCAGACAGTGACGCAGCGCTCGGCGTCCAACACGCCGGCTGCGATCATGTCGGGTTCGGAGAGGTAGAGAAAATCGATCCGCGGGTACATGGCGTTGCCTTTCAAGAGGTATGGAGGGAGATCAGCAGGGGTGGTATTTGGTTCAGAAGCGCAGAAGCGGTTTGATGTCATACAGCCGGCAGCCTGGGCTGCGGGCATTGGCGCGCATCAGAAAGTTCAATTTCTCAATGCGCTCGCCGGAGCGCGGGGCGCCGTTCTTTTGAAACGGCACCTGCAGGCCCACCGAAAAATCCATGACGACATCGTCGACAACGCCGCCGGAACGGCCCGACGGTACGGCGATCATTCCGTGCTCTGCAGCGAACCGATAGGCGTCCATCGCTTCTGTGATGGTGCCAACCTGATTTGGTTTTAGGACGAAGCCGTCGACGGCATGTTCATCGAGGGCGCGGCGCAACAGCGGAAGACTGGTGACTGTGAGATCGTCGCCGAGGATGATCGTCCGGGGCAGCTCCTGCACGGCCTTGCGATAGCCATCCCAGTCGTTCTCGTCGAGAAGGTCCTCGATAAAGACGAAGTCAAAGGTCTCAGTGAGCTTGCGAACGTAAGCGATCAATGCGCTGGAGGTGACGCGCTCGCCTTTGAGAAGATAGGTCTTGGTCGTCGCGTCATACATCTCGCTCGAAGCACAATCGAGCGCGAATGAAATCCTGCCGCGGTAGCCGCATTCGTCGATCGCCCGACGCATCATCGAGAGAACGACCATCGGATCGTCGGAGGGTGCGGCATAGCCGTAAGAGCTGGCGACCTGCGGCTTGTGGCCGAGATAGGCGGTCAGGACGGAGCCGAGGTGATTGAATACCGCAACGGCCATTTCAACGGCTTCGTCGATACTGTCCGTCCCGTGCGGGACAATCAGGAATTCGTTGAAGGATTGCGTAAAATTGTCGTAGCGGCCGCCGTTGATCACATTGAAGCAGGGCACCGGCACGGTCTTGATGTCGCCGCCCGCAATGTGATTGTAAAGCGGAATGCGCCGTGAAGCGGCGGCAGCGCGAAAGGCCGCTATCGACGCCGAATAGATGGTGTTGCCGCCGAGATTGCGTTTGTCCGGTGTGCCGTCGAGCCCGATCATCTTTTCGTCTATTGCCCTTTGATCGAACACATTCATGCCGATCAGGGCGGGGCCGATGATGTTGACGGCCTTGTTCACCGCCTTGTGAACACTCAAGCCCTTGTAACTCGAAGGGTCGCCGTCGCGCAGCACGAATGCCTCGTACATGCCGACGGAGGTGCCGGTCGGCGCAGCACCGAGGCCGATAGCGCCGCTTTCAGTGCGGATCTCCACCTCAACGGCGGGGCGGCACTTGCAGTCGATGATCTGCTGGGCGCGAAGGGAAACGATCTTGTCCTGCATCTCACGCGCCTCGCTGAAGTTCAGGGACGTACATAATTGTGAGGTCGCAGAGATTGGTGCCGGTGTTGCCGGTGAAGATGGCCGATGACACGGCCTCCAGTGCCTCGTAGCAACTGTGGTCGCGTAGCGCCTGGTAGAGATTGATCCCCTTGTCGGCCGCAGCCCTTGCGGTGGAGGAATCGGTGATGCCGCCGGCCACCCGCGTCGTCCCGTCAGTTCCCTCGGTGTCGACCGAAAGCAGGCAGGCGCCCGACGTCTTGGCTGCCGTGATGGCAAAGCTGACGGCCATTTCCTGGCCCGGCCCGCCATGACCGCGGATGACGCTGTTGTCCTCAATGAGTGTCGTCACCTCACCGGAGCTCAACAGTACGCAAGGTGCCTTGACGGGATTGCCATAGGTCTGGATTTCGCGTGCCATCGAGGCGAAGAAGGTGCCGGCGTCCCGTGCTTCGCCCTCGAGGAAAGAGGACACGATCATGGCCGGAATCCCCATCTCCTCGCAGATTTCCTTGGCATAGATGCAGGAGTCCGGCAGGGTGTTCAGCAGGAAATAAGTGTTATCCGGAAATGCCTTCGGCGTTTCGCCCTCAGGGCCGGCATTCATCAGGTAGTCGACCACCGTTTTCGGCAGGCGGTCGGCGACATTGCGGTTGATAATGGTCGCCCGCGCATCGTCCAGCGTCGTCGCGTCAGGGCCGATCGGCGTACTCTTGTAAGCAGCGTAGGGCACGGAAATATCACCGGTCGCGGGATTGCCGACGGCGTCGCTGATGCCGAAGCCGATGAGTTCGGCACCGATATCCTGAATACGTTTGGCCAGCATGCCACCGTTGAGCGCGGAAATGTGTCGCCGGACGGCGTTGATCTCATAGATGCCTGCGCCGGATTTCAAGAGGACGTCGGTCGTGTCGATCTCGTCCTGGAGGCTGATCCCGTCGATCGGGCATGACATCAGCGCCGAGCTTCCGCCGCTGATAACGCAGATGAAGAGGTCGTCCGGACCCGACTGATCCACGATCTCGATGATCTTCTTTGAGGCCCGGTGACCTTCCTCATTGGGAAGAGGGTGGCCGCCGATGAAGACCTCGGTCCTGTTGAACCTATCTGTCTCCTCAAGCACCTTGACGATGGCGATCCCCTTGGTGAGGCGTTCGCCGAGCACGTGATCCACGGCCATGGCCATGTGATTGCACGCTTTTCCAGCCCCGAAGAGATAGACGTTGCGCTTGTTCGACAGATCCCAGGAGCGGGTGCCGATATGGAGGACACTGCCTTCCATGCGCATGATGCCGCGCATGCGTCGGTAGCTATCCAATCGGTCGAGCGTCCTATCTGCGATCTCGAGCACGATCTGCCGGGAAGATCGATCGCCTGCGGACAGGATTTCATCTCCGTTACGTATCTTTTTCATCTGGACACTCGATTGCTGCAGGCGCGGTCCGGCACGAGCAAGGGCGCAACATGTCGCCCGCCCGGCAGGCAGCCCCGGCGGTTGAAGTCTTGGGTGAATTTCGCTTGCAGCGACGTCTCAGGCCGCGAGCCGAGGCCACAATACGCAAAAGGGCTATTGTCGACAATAGCCCTTTGAGATATTTTTTGACGTGCTGTTCTTGTTCTCAATCAGCTCAAGAGGATAAACAGGCAGAAACGCAGCCGAAGAGGCCCCGTGATGGATCGAGCGAAGCTTCCTAAGATTGAGAAAATGCCGGCGGATGTGCGCGCACTGGGCGTCTTGCGGGGCAGGATCATCGATGGTTCGATTCCCGCTGGGTCCCGGCTGACCGAGGTGCAGATTTCAGACGAGATGGGGCTTTCGCGCGCCACCGTGCGCACCGCGCTTCATCAACTGGCCCAAGAAGGCCTAGTCAGTCTGGTGCCCTACACGGGGTGGACGGTGGTCAAGCTGTCGCGTCAGGATATCTGGGAGCTCTATACGCTGCGTGGCGCCGTCGAGCGGCTGGCGGCGAGTTTGACGGCTGCCAGTGCTGAGCCGGCCCAGATGGCTGAGGTCCAGCAAGCCTTCGATGCGCTTGAAATCGCATGCGAGCGCAAAAATCCCAATGAGATCGCTGAGGCGGATTTCGGATTTCACAAGGCGGTCGTCGACGCCTCCGGTCATTCCCGGCTACGCGCACAATACGGGCTGATCGAACACCAGATTAGGGTCTATATCCGCTCGAGCGACGCGCTCATTGCTGATTCCAAGGAAATCCTGGATCAGCACCGGCCTATCCTTGAGGCGATCCTGTCGCGGAACTCCACCTTGGCCGGCGAACTCTCCGAAGACCATAATCTTCGGGAGGGTCAGAAGCTCACCGTTTCGGTGCCGCTCGCCTAAATCGCCCCTATCGGTCTGTTATCAGCTGGCGACCTTCTGCGGCGCGAAGGACCTTTGTCGTTACGCCCGTGCCATAGCGATTCTTCTGTCCATGTTGACACATATATGACAAGTGATATAATATGAATGCTACGGCACTGAGAGCAAATGGATTTTTGCGCTTGACGGTGTCGACACTAAGACGACATTATAGCTGTCGATACGGCGTCGACATGAAGGCAAAAATTACCGCTTGACATTGTCGACATTAGAACGACTAATAATAAAGTCGACATTAGAACGACAAGAATAGATTGGCTCAGCCAACATCGGGAACCGCGCCGCAGGGCGCCAATGGTGGGAATCAGAAGCAGCCCTTTTTGAAACGAGCTTGCAGCCGTGCTTATGGCCCGCGTGGCTCGCATTGGAAGGCGGCTATTCGGATGCGCTGGCACCGGGTCGAGGGTTCGCGTTTTGGTGGCGCCAGACTGTAGGCCGGGCGGGAGGAGAGGGGCTCGAAGAGTTCGGAACGGTGCTCCCCGGAAAAGACGAAGTGACTCAAAACCAACAGAGGATGGAATGCCATGAGAAATGCCTTGAAGCTTGCATTAGCGCTTCTTTCACTTTCGGCGGCAGTGCCGCCCGCTGCGATGGCCGCCCCGGGCGATACGCTCAAGGCAGTCCAGGCACGCGGTGCACTCAACTGCACGTCCAGCGATGGCAACTTCGAAGGTTTTGCCGAAGTTGACGCACAGGGCAACTGGCACGGCCTCGACATCGACTATTGCCGCGCCGTCGCAACGGCCATTTTCGGTAGCGACGACAAGCTCAAGTTGATCCCGATCAGCTGGGCACAGCGCTTCCCTTCGCTGCAGTCGGGCGAAATCGACCTGGTCATCAAGGCTTCGGGTTGGCTGTTCAGCCGTGATACCGAACTCGGCCTGCAGTTCTCTATGCCCTACTTCATTGGCGTCACGACCTTCATGGCGCATAAAGACCTTGCCGCCAAATCCTTGGCTGATCTTGCTGGCGGGACCGTTTGCGTCGCCGGTGGCACGTCGACCGAGAAGCTCGTCAGCGACTACATCAAGGAAAAGAAATACGAGGTCAAGGTCGTGACCTTCGAGAAGAACACCGAAGCCACCGCCGCGTATTTCGCCAACCGATGCGATGCATATGCCGAATGGGGGCCCATCGTTGCTGCGACCCGCGCCACCTCGGGCGATCCGGAAAGCCATGACATTCTGTCCGACGCGCTGGCCCTGGAAGGGGAAGCCATTGTCATGCGCCAGGGCGACGACAACTGGGTCGATATCGCGAACTGGGTCATCGCCGCGCAGCGCATCGCCGAAGAAAATGGCGTGACCTCGAAGAACATCGATGAGATGAAGGCCAACCCGCCGAACACTGTTGTCGGCAAGCTGCTCGGTGTCACGCCGGGCATCGGCACTCGTCTCGGCCTCAAGGACGACTGGGCCTACAACGTGATCAAGAAGGTCGGCAATTCCGAGGAAATGTACAACCGCAACTTCGGAACCGAGTCGCGCTATAAGCTGCCACGGGCCCTGAATTCGCTCTGGAACAAGGGTGGCGTCTTCTACGCCCCGGTCCTCGACTAAAAAAATGCCATCCTCCGCCGGGCCGGGTCCCGGCGGAGGTTCATTTCATTTTAGGCCTCCTTCTGAGGCAAGGTGGACATGGGCCCATGACCTTTTCGTTCGGAAACCGAAAGCAGCGCGATATCCTGTTGCAGGCTGTATTCCTCGCCGTCATCCTGACCATGCTGCTCATCGCCGTGATGACGACGCGACGAAACCTCGAAATCCAGGGCTTGAGTGTCGGATGGAGTTTTCTGAACTATGCGACAGGCTCTTCGATCGTCTTCTCCTTGATCGATTACGATCTTGATTCAAGCTTTGCCCGAGCGCTGCTGGTCGGCTTCATCAACACGCTGTTTCTTGGGACGATCTCGGTCTCGCTGGCGGTCCTCCTCGGCACGGTCATCGGCACGGCGCGGCTCTCCAGTCACAAGCTGGTCAAGTCCATCGCCGGCGTCTATGTGCAAATCTTCCGCAACATTCCGCTGATCCTCCAGGCCTTCTTCTGGTATGCGATCTTCGTGAATTTCCCCTCGCCACGCCAAGCGATCGCTGTGCAGGGCGGTTTCTTCATTTCCAACCGCGGTATCTTCTTTCCGATGTTCAACATCGAGGCTTGGTATCTGCTGGCCGCGATCGCACTCTTTATCATCGGCTCTGTCATTTCCGTCACCGTTGCGCGCCGCACGGGCCGCGGCTCGTCGCTGGTCGGGATTTTGATCTCGCTGGCCCTCGCCTGCATCATCGGCTATGCCGGACGCCTTGCCGACACGCCGTTGTTCGATATGCCCCAGCCCAAGGGCCTGCGCTTTCTCGGCGGCGGCACGATGACGCCGGAGCTTGGATCCGCCATCGTTGCGATCGCGCTGTTTGGTGCATCCTATGTCGCCGAAATCGTCCGCGCCGGCTTTCTTTCCATCCCAGCCGGATTGATCGAAGCCGCGCATGCGCTCGGCCTCGGCAATTGGCACATCTTCTGGCGCATCCGCTTGCCACTGATGATACGGCGCATCCTGCCGACGATGACCAACCAGATCATCTGGCTAATGAAAGCCACCACGATCGGCATTGCCATCGGGTTTCCGGATTATTTCGGCGTGGTCGCCAATTCAATCAACCATTCCGGGCAGACGATCTCGCTGATTTTCCTGCTGATCATCGGCTTCTGGGCAATCAACATGACCATCTCCTTCACCATGAACGCGATCAATCGGGCGCTTGCCCTGCCGGGACATAAGAAATGAGAGCGGAAACGATGACGGCCACCACCGAGATCCAGGCGCCGGCGTTGAACGACAGCCTCCTCGACAGCGTAAGGCGCGACTACTTCTCCTCGGTCGGACGCACGATCCTCACCTTGGTCTGCCTGGCGTTGATCCTCTCAGCGCTGTGGTTTCTCGTAAACTGGGGACTGGTCAATGCCGTCTGGTTCGGCACGCCCGAGGACTGCCACAAGGCTGCCGGCGCCTGCTGGGCCGTCATCACCGACCGCTATCGCCTGATCTTCTTCGGCCTTTATCCCTATGAGGAGCAGTGGCGTTCGGCGCTTGCGTGCCTCGCCATTCTTGCGACCGTCATTCTGTCGTGCGTTCCATTCTTCTGGTCCGCGAAACGGCTGCCGGTGCTATGGGCCTTGGGCTACGGCCTCTTCTATTTTCTCATGAAAGGCGGCGTATTTGGCATGCCCGTCGTGCTCGAAACCCAGTGGGGCGGGCTTGCGCTGACAGTCTTCGTCTTCTCGTCCACCGTTGTCATCGGCATGCCGCTTGCCATTGTTCTTGCGCTCTTGCGACGCTCCAGGCTGCCGGTGGTCTCGACCGTCACGGCACTTTTCATCGATGGCATTCGTTCGCTGCCGCTTCTCTCGATTCTGTTCACCGCCGCTATCATCCTGCCTTTGACGCTGCCGGGTTTCCTGGTTGGCGACAAGCTGTACCGCGTCATTATCGGCGCCGCCGTCTTCTTTGCGGTCTATCAGGCGGAAATCATTCGCAGCGGTATCCAGTCCTTGCCCGCCGGGCAAGAGGAAGCGGCAACCGCACTTGGCCTTAATTACTGGCAGACGATCTCGCGCATCGTCCTGCCGCAGGCTTTCCGCTTTGCGCTCCCGCCGACGATCAATCAGGTGGTGATCGCCTTCATGGAAACGGCGCTGATCGTCATTCTGGGCTTCTTCGAGATCACGGCGTCCGGCAATGCGGCATTTTCGACAGGCGGATGGAAGCCCTTCCATACCGAGGTCTATAGCTTTGTCGCTCTGATCTATTTCGTCTTCACTTACTCGCTGTCGATGTATGGCAGCTATCTCGAACGGTCCATGAAATTGGGCTTGCGGTAGCACGAGAGCGGCAAGCATGTGTCGGGCCTCGGATCCGACATGACGGGCATTCCCGCGCTCTTCGGCGCGACGGCAGGATTTTGGGAGTAATGCAAATGACCACAAGCGCTCTGGCGATCGAAGTCGACGGTCTGTGCAAATATTACGGCGCCCATCAAGTTCTTCACGGAGTGAACTTGACGGTGAAACCGGGTGAAAAGATCGTCGTCTGCGGTCCATCTGGTTCGGGCAAGTCGACCCTGATCCGCTGCCTCAACAAGCTCGAGGAACACCAACAGGGCAGGATCCGCGTGCTTGGCACCGAACTCAACGACGAGATCGACAATATCAACGAGATCCGTCGCGAAGTCGGCATGGTGTTCCAGCATTTCAATCTCTTCCCGCATCTGACGGTGCTGGAAAATTGCGTGCTGGCACCGATGCTGGTCCGTAAGATTGATCGCAAGACCGCCGAGGAACAGGCTATGACCTATCTCGAGCGCGTCAAGATCCCGCAGAAAGCAAAGAACTATCCCGGGGAACTGTCCGGCGGCCAGCAGCAGCGGGTGGCGATTGCCCGGGCCCTGTGCATGAAGCCGGAAATCATGCTGTTCGATGAGCCGACCTCGGCGCTCGATCCGGAAATGATTTCGGAAGTACTCGACGTAATGATCCAACTTGCCCAGGGCGGCATGACCATGGTGTGCGTAACGCACGAAATGGGCTTTGCCCGCAAGGTCGCCGACCGTGTGATCTTCATGGATCAGGGAAAGATCGTCGAGGATGCGCCGCCGGCAGACTTCTTCGACAACCCGCAGCATGAGCGGTCGAAACTCTTCCTCAGCCAGATTCTCGGACACTGAGAGGGCGTGGGCGTGCAATCGGTTTCCGAAAAGCCGAATATTCTGCTCGTCATGGCCGATCAGATGACCGCGATTGCCCTGTCCATCTATGGCAATCGGGTATGCAAGACGCCCAATATCGACCGGCTTGCCGGACAGGGTTCGGTGTTTGACAATGCCTATTGCAATTATCCGCTGTGCGCGCCGTCCCGATTTGCCTTGATGACCGGCCGGTTGCCGTCGCGAATCGGCGCGTTCGACAACGCCTCGGAATTCCCTGCGGCCGTGCCGACGCTTGCGCATTACCTGCGCGATGCCGGTTATTACACCTGCATATCGGGAAAGATGCACTTCGTCGGACCCGACCAGCATCACGGCTACGAGGACCGTCTGACGACAGAAATTTATCCGGCCGATTTCAGCTGGGTTCCGCCGAAGACCTATGATGAGCTGGAGGCGGAAGAACTCAAGACCAAGGGCGAGGTCCCCTTCGGCGTCTCCAGTGTCGAGACGATCGCCGATGCCGGGCCGCTCGCGCGGTCGCAGCAGATTGACTACGATGACGAGGTCGCCCGCCGCGCGACCCAGCATATCTATGACTGGCGACGCTATGGCGATGGGCGCCCGCTGTTCATGACCGTGTCCTTCACCCAGCCGCACGATCCCTATGTAACCACGCGCGACTACTGGGATCTCTACACGGACGAAGCGATCGATCCACCACGGACACCAGCGATCCCGCTGGAGGAAATGGATCCGCACAGCCGTTCGCTCTATCTCCACTACAGTCTCGACAAGTTCGAGGTGACTGATGCCATCTACCGCCGGGCTCGCCGCGGCTATTATGGCATGATCAGCTATGTGGATCGCAAGCTCGGCGAACTCAGGCAAACGCTGGAAGATGCCGGCATTGCCGACAATACGGTGATCATCTTCACCTCCGACCACGGCGACATGATCGGTGAGCGCGGCCTGTGGTTCAAAAAGAACCTCTTCGATCCGGCGATCCGCGTACCACTGGTGCTCTATGATCCGCGGCGGCAGGGCCTGAAGCGCGTCGCCGCGCCGGTTTCGCTGGTCGATATCATGCCGACATTGGTGGAGCTCGCCACCGGTTCGCTTGATGTGATTATCACCGACCACGAGGGCGACAGCCTTTTGCCCCTGATGAGCGAGGACAGGTCGGACCGGACGGTCTACGCCGAGCATCTTGACGGAGGCACCAATGCGCCACGCGTGATGCTGCGGCGCGGCCCACATAAACTCGTCGTCTCCGAAGCCTATCCGATGCAGCTTTACGACCTCGCGAGCGATCCGGGTGAGATGCGCAATCTGGCGGACGAGACTGAATGGAGCGAAACGGTCGAGGCGCTAATGGCCGGGGTGCGAGAAATCTGGGACCTGGCGGGTCTGAAGCTGGATGTCATGCGCAGCCAGCGCGTCCGCCAATTCGTCAATCGCGCCATGCAGAAAGGCAAGCTGCGCGACTGGGAGCACTATCCCGATCCGATCCGCGAGCACACCAAATTTGTCCGCACAGGCGAACGCTTCCCCGAGGTGGAGAGACGATCCTATCTGCCTTACGGTGATTGAGGACGGACCTCCTGAAGGACAGTAGAATAGTACAGTCGGGCCGCGTGCCCGCAATGAGAGGCCTCCATGATATCCGACCAAAAGCTTGAGATTCTCCAGGTTCATTGCGAGGGAGAAATCGGCAATGTTCTCGTCGCCGGCGCACCGGAAATTCCCGGTGCAACCGCGTTGGACAAGATGAACTACATCAACAATGTCGACGACAGCCTCCGCCGTTTCGTGACGTTCGAGCCGCGCGCGAATGTCGCCATGACCGTCAATTTGCTGCTGGAACCCACCCGTCCCGACGCGGATGCCGGCTTCATCGTGCTCCAGGCCGACCGTGCGCATGCAATGTCGGGCTCGAACTGCATCTGCGTCGTAACCGCGCTTCTCGAGAGCGGCCGGGTGGCCATGGTTGAGCCCGAAACGATTGTGCGTCTCGATATGCCGGCAGGTCTGGTCACAGCGCGGGCGCGCTGCGAAAATGGCCGTTGCCTTTCCGTCAGCGTCGACAATGTCCCGGCCTTTGCGGAAGCTCTCGACCAGGAGGTCGAGACGCCGCGCTGGGGTCGCATAAAGGCCGATATCTGCTTCGGCGGTGTCTATTACGGTCTGGTTGATGTCGAGCAGGTCGGGCTTACCATTGAACCGAAGAATGCGCGTGCACTGGCGGAGGCCGGTATCGAACTCAAGGCGCTTCTGGCAGAGCAGGTCAAAGTCCGACATCCGACATTGCCGGGTGTGGATGAGATCGCCTATGTGATGTTCCGTTCTCAGGAGCCGGATGGCGCGGTGCGCACCTGCACGACGCTGAAACCCGGCCGCGTCGACCGCTCTCCTTGCGGTACCGGCAGCTCGGCCAATCTTGCAAGCCTTCATGCACGTGGTCTGATCGCGGTCGGAGACACGAAGGTCTCTCGCTCGATCATCGGCGGGGAATTTCATGTCCAGGCGCTGGAGGAAACCGAAGTGGGCGGACGCAAGGCGGTCATCCCACGGATCACCGGCCAGGGTTTCGTCTATGGCAAGCAGGAATTACGCCTC
This genomic stretch from Sinorhizobium arboris LMG 14919 harbors:
- a CDS encoding amino acid ABC transporter ATP-binding protein; this translates as MTTSALAIEVDGLCKYYGAHQVLHGVNLTVKPGEKIVVCGPSGSGKSTLIRCLNKLEEHQQGRIRVLGTELNDEIDNINEIRREVGMVFQHFNLFPHLTVLENCVLAPMLVRKIDRKTAEEQAMTYLERVKIPQKAKNYPGELSGGQQQRVAIARALCMKPEIMLFDEPTSALDPEMISEVLDVMIQLAQGGMTMVCVTHEMGFARKVADRVIFMDQGKIVEDAPPADFFDNPQHERSKLFLSQILGH
- the betC gene encoding choline-sulfatase — its product is MQSVSEKPNILLVMADQMTAIALSIYGNRVCKTPNIDRLAGQGSVFDNAYCNYPLCAPSRFALMTGRLPSRIGAFDNASEFPAAVPTLAHYLRDAGYYTCISGKMHFVGPDQHHGYEDRLTTEIYPADFSWVPPKTYDELEAEELKTKGEVPFGVSSVETIADAGPLARSQQIDYDDEVARRATQHIYDWRRYGDGRPLFMTVSFTQPHDPYVTTRDYWDLYTDEAIDPPRTPAIPLEEMDPHSRSLYLHYSLDKFEVTDAIYRRARRGYYGMISYVDRKLGELRQTLEDAGIADNTVIIFTSDHGDMIGERGLWFKKNLFDPAIRVPLVLYDPRRQGLKRVAAPVSLVDIMPTLVELATGSLDVIITDHEGDSLLPLMSEDRSDRTVYAEHLDGGTNAPRVMLRRGPHKLVVSEAYPMQLYDLASDPGEMRNLADETEWSETVEALMAGVREIWDLAGLKLDVMRSQRVRQFVNRAMQKGKLRDWEHYPDPIREHTKFVRTGERFPEVERRSYLPYGD
- a CDS encoding proline racemase family protein — its product is MISDQKLEILQVHCEGEIGNVLVAGAPEIPGATALDKMNYINNVDDSLRRFVTFEPRANVAMTVNLLLEPTRPDADAGFIVLQADRAHAMSGSNCICVVTALLESGRVAMVEPETIVRLDMPAGLVTARARCENGRCLSVSVDNVPAFAEALDQEVETPRWGRIKADICFGGVYYGLVDVEQVGLTIEPKNARALAEAGIELKALLAEQVKVRHPTLPGVDEIAYVMFRSQEPDGAVRTCTTLKPGRVDRSPCGTGSSANLASLHARGLIAVGDTKVSRSIIGGEFHVQALEETEVGGRKAVIPRITGQGFVYGKQELRLVADDPFVKGFALSDTWGPQVHLLD